The genomic window GTTATTTTGCAGAATGACCATACTGTTATCAACCTGGTTAATTTTTAAACTATTTAAATCAAAACCCGAAACAAGAGTATAATTACCCTCACGCCAATCTGCCTGAAGTTGAACTTTTCCTTTACCATCCTCTTTCATCCGCTTAAGGTCGGTAGCTATGACTTCTCTTAAACGGGGCATAAAAATAACAACGCCTTTCTCGTAAGCAACGTAACTATCCGTCCTATCTGTGAGCGACACCAGCAATTGATCTCCCACGCGCCCTATTTCAACATTATCTTTTATAAAATTGCTCACACGAACGGCAAAGGTATCTGACTGTCTGATCTCAACTTTCAGTTGATTCGCTGCCTTAACGATTACTTTATCAAAATTACTGTATTTCAGTTTGCTGTAATTAAAGAAAGGATCTTTATAATTCGCTTTCTTAAATGACGCTTGTAATGCCAAATCATAGCTAACAAGCAAGCCGAGCAGGATGACAACTGCCAGCAGAATAATTTTATTACTGGTTTTCATTTTCACTGATTTGAGATTGGTGGATTTTCTGACAGGTATTCGTCAAAGCGTTTTGCTATTTCGTCCATACCTATATTCAAAAGATTCATTGTCTTAAAAAACAACGGCAGTTCCTCATTTAAAAAATGATCTCTTTTTTCAGCCTTAATCTTCTTTACCGCACTTCCGCCGACAAAAAAGCCTATGCCCCGTTTGTTATAAATAATTTCTTTATTCTGTAAATACTCATACGAACGCATGACTGTATTCGGATTTACCTGTAGTTTTATTGCCAGGTCCCTGACGGAAAGGATCTTTTCATCTGTCCGCCAGTTCCCCGTCAGAATGTTCTCATTGATGTACCTGGCAATCTGAAGATATATTGCCTCATTCTCTTTAAATTCCATAGTTATCCTCTTTACACTTCCTTCTCTTTAACTCTTAGAAGAGCTGCCAGCCAAAACAATATTGTAATGCTTGCAACAACACTCACCAGATAAATATTGTGTACATGAGCGTCCAGCGCAACTCTGCCATAATTAAAATTCTCTAAACTAAGATCGCTAAATGGGAGGCCTGTTGATCCTTTTGTTCTGATCAGTAAACTAAGCAGGCCTTTATTGAACAGGTTCAGCACAAAAACAAAGACAAAGAATACAAATGCGGTCTTGATAAACTGGTACTTGTCAAAGAAAACCGACCCCCATAATGAGATTGCCTGAAGGGCAGCATAAATAACAAACACAAGATAAAATTTCTTTTCAGCAGAAAACACATTCACGAAGTTCGCTCCCGGCCATTGATTGATCACAAACAAAAACAACCAGTCAACAAAATAAAAACAGGCCGCAAACATCACCGGATATACAATGGCACTGTAAACCCAGCCAATTAAAAACCGTTCGGTGTAGGTAACCGGCAAAGTCAGGCTAAAAATTGCCCGCTTCTTTCCTGCAAGATCAGAAAAAACTGTGCTCGTAAATATTGTTCCACCTAACAGAAACAGGCCCGTGAACATAGAAAACTGGGTTTCCACGGGAATACTTATATGGCGACCATTAAAGCTCATGGAAGTAAAAAGAAAGAAAAGCGACATAATCCCAAAAAGAACGACCAGATACATTATATAATACCGGAAATTTTCTAAGGTATGCTTTTTAAAAAGCATCGCGAATCGCTGCAGGTTAAATAAACTGTTCATCCGACTTATTTATTAAGGTTAAAACATCATGATTCCCGGCTGTGACAGAATTAAACAGAAGTTCCATATCAACCCTGCTGCTCCACCCGTTTTTATTTTGGACAATTCCTTCCAGCCCTTTTACAGTGTTCTCATAGTAAAGCGCTTCTACAGCTTCTTCCTCACGTAAAACACGGAAACTAACCCTTTCAGAAATTTCATCGAGGTTTTTATTCAGTATGATCCTTCCATTATGCAAAACCAGGATAGCATCTATTAAATTATCGAGGTCACGCACCTGGTGGGTCGAAATAATGATGCATTGCTCTTCACCGAGAGCTGAAGCAACTATCTTCCTGAACTGGGCTTTCGAAGGAATATCCAGGCCATTGGTAGGTTCATCCATGATCAGAAGACTGGTACAACAGGCTAAACCAAATGAAATCAATGCTTTTTTCTGTTGACCGAAAGACAGCTTGGTAAGAATACCATTTAAAGGAACTTCAAACTCTTCGAGG from Arcticibacter tournemirensis includes these protein-coding regions:
- a CDS encoding ATP-binding cassette domain-containing protein — its product is MVEIADLTFFYSKKKMLFEKLNLSLKPGHIYGLLGKNGAGKSTLLKNITGLAFPKEGSCRIKGVDSSKRMPSVLEDLYFVPEEIYVPAVSIKQYVKDTALFYPKFDSWLFEKYLEEFEVPLNGILTKLSFGQQKKALISFGLACCTSLLIMDEPTNGLDIPSKAQFRKIVASALGEEQCIIISTHQVRDLDNLIDAILVLHNGRIILNKNLDEISERVSFRVLREEEAVEALYYENTVKGLEGIVQNKNGWSSRVDMELLFNSVTAGNHDVLTLINKSDEQFI
- a CDS encoding GntR family transcriptional regulator, encoding MEFKENEAIYLQIARYINENILTGNWRTDEKILSVRDLAIKLQVNPNTVMRSYEYLQNKEIIYNKRGIGFFVGGSAVKKIKAEKRDHFLNEELPLFFKTMNLLNIGMDEIAKRFDEYLSENPPISNQ